A window of Cryptomeria japonica chromosome 3, Sugi_1.0, whole genome shotgun sequence contains these coding sequences:
- the LOC131073075 gene encoding methylcrotonoyl-CoA carboxylase subunit alpha, mitochondrial: MGIARLVAKHLSSKKIQTINRLYSSTSSSIEKILIANRGEIACRVIGTARRLGIKTVAVYSEADRNALHVNLADEAVYIGPAAARASYLNAGAILQAARRTGAQAVHPGYGFLSESAPFAELCEKEGLKFIGPPASAIRDMGDKSASKRIMSQAGVPVVPGYHAAEQDPELLRSEAQRIGYPVLIKPTHGGGGKGMHIVSAPEEFLDSLHAAQREAAASFGNEAVLLEKYIARPRHIEVQIFGDRLGNAVHLYERDCSVQRRHQKIIEEAPAPNVSEELRRHLGEAAVSAAKAVGYYSAGTVEFIMDTQSDEFFFLEMNTRLQVEHPVTEMVIGQDLVEWQIRVANGEPLPLGQSQISCTGHAFEARIYAENIPKGFLPATGVLNHYCPPAVSPTVRVETGVREKDTVSMHYDPMIAKLVVWGKSRDAALVKLKDCLSDFQVAGLPTNISFLQGLARHWAFASGQVETHFIQHFNDDLFNVELVKTELDSAKFGGALAAACICMREQAEDGSSSLWHAAPAFRINNELKRGFELKWKSETVDMEWVPVGILVTYKKDGTFYVEIEDGDFLGIRVRGDDVAGIKEGKLKLHVDGLSMNASLAVYLKDSIEHIHIWYGNHHHHFTQDIPMRHQSEEDLMGQQNKLSDTFTTSVKGAVIAPMAGCIVKILVEEGKMVGKEQAILVLEAMKMEHVVRSPQQGYVRQLQFGVGQQVFDNSVLFVIEDK, translated from the exons ATGGGAATTGCAAGACTTGTTGCAAAACATCTTTCATCAAAGAAAATTCAGACAATAAACAGGCTCTACAGCTCAACCTCATCGAGTATCGAAAAAATTCTGATAGCAAACAGAGGCGAAATTGCCTGCCGTGTGATAGGAACAGCCAGGCGGTTGGGAATAAAGACTGTGGCTGTGTACAGTGAAGCTGACAGGAATGCCCTACATGTAAACCTAGCAGATGAGGCTGTTTACATTGGCCCCGCGGCCGCCCGGGCCAGCTACCTCAATGCAGGGGCAATTCTCCAGGCAGCCCGGCGCACAGGTGCTCAGGCTGTACACCCCGGCTATGGCTTTCTCTCTGAGAGTGCCCCCTTTGCAGAGTTATGTGAAAAGGAGGGCCTCAAGTTCATTGGGCCACCAGCCTCGGCGATCCGAGACATGGGGGACAAGAGCGCCTCCAAGAGAATTATGAGCCAAGCTGGGGTTCCGGTCGTGCCCGGCTACCACGCAGCCGAGCAGGACCCTGAGCTTCTCAGGTCCGAAGCCCAGAGAATTGGCTACCCGGTGTTAATCAAGCCTACGCACGGTGGAGGTGGGAAGGGAATGCACATTGTCTCAGCCCCgg AGGAATTTTTGGACTCTTTACATGCTGCCCAGCGAGAGGCTGCTGCATCCTTTGGCAATGAAGCTGTGCTTTTGGAAAAATACATTGCCCGCCCTCGGCACATTGAAGTGCAGATTTTTGGAGACCGGCTAGGGAATGCTGTGCATTTGTATGAGAGGGATTGCAGTGTACAGAGGAGGCATCAAAAGATAATTGAAGAGGCTCCTGCACCTAATGTTTCAGAGGAGCTTCGGCGCCATTTGGGAGAAGCAGCGGTATCTGCTGCCAAGGCAGTGGGGTATTATAGTGCTGGTACTGTGGAATTCATAATGGATACTCAATCTGATGAATTCTTTTTCTTGGAGATGAACACCCGACTTCAG GTGGAACACCCTGTAACAGAAATGGTAATAGGCCAAGACCTTGTGGAGTGGCAGATTCGAGTTGCAAATGGGGAGCCCCTTCCACTTGGGCAGTCCCAGATTTCCTGTACTGGGCATGCCTTCGAGGCTCGAATCTATGCTGAAAATATTCCCAAGGGATTTTTGCCTGCAACAGGTGTTTTGAATCATTACTGCCCCCCTGCAGTTTCCCCAACCGTGAGGGTTGAGACTGGCGTTAGGGAAAAGGATACTGTAAGCATGCATTATGATCCTATGATAGCAAAACTAGTAGTCTGGGGGAAGAGCCGGGATGCAGCTTTGGTTAAACTCAAGGACTGCCTGTCTGACTTCCAGGTTGCTGGCTTACCAACAAACATTTCTTTCCTCCAGGGACTTGCCAGGCACTGGGCATTTGCTAGTGGTCAGGTTGAGACCCACTTTATACAGCACTTCAATGATGATCTCTTTAATGTTGAATTGGTAAAAACTGAGTTGGATAGTGCTAAATTTGGTGGAGCACTGGCTGCTGCTTGTATCTGCATGAGGGAACAAGCCGAGGATGGGTCATCTTCACTTTGGCATGCTGCTCCAGCATTCCGCATCAACAATGAATTGAAGCGTGGATTTGAACTGAAATGGAAGAGTGAAACCGTTGATATGGAGTGGGTACCTGTGGGAATTCTTGTAACGTATAAGAAAGATGGCACATTCTATGTGGAGATTGAAGATGGAGACTTTCTTGGCATTAGAGTGAGAGGGGATGATGTTGCAGGTATCAAGGAAGGAAAGTTGAAGCTGCATGTTGATGGGCTTAGCATGAATGCGAGTTTGGCAGTGTATTTAAAGGACTCCATTGAACACATACACATTTGGTATGGTAACCATCACCATCATTTTACTCAAGATATACCAATGAGACACCAGTCTGAAGAGGATCTTATGGGTCAACAAAATAAGTTATCTGATACATTCACTACTAGTGTAAAAGGAGCAGTGATTGCACCCATGGCAGGATGCATTGTGAAGATTCTTGTAGAAGAGGGGAAAATGGTTGGCAAGGAACAAGCCATACTGGTTTTAGAAGCCATGAAAATGGAGCATGTTGTAAGATCACCACAGCAAGGTTATGTTCGACAATTACAGTTTGGTGTTGGGCAGCAGGTTTTTGACAATTCTGTTCTCTTTGTTATTGAGGACAAATAA